One Capsicum annuum cultivar UCD-10X-F1 chromosome 2, UCD10Xv1.1, whole genome shotgun sequence genomic window carries:
- the LOC107861293 gene encoding butanoate--CoA ligase AAE1-like, whose protein sequence is MWVLQGFICLSSTLFSFFSTITIMSYSGLARIFSCRTISVQIHPTRTQRPRQYMCRVSVHDVQTESLRSMEGLLKCSANYAPLTPISFLERAANVFKGTTSIIDGPSVKYTWEETHARCIKLASALSELGISRGDVVATLARNVYAMQELHFAVPMAGAVICTLNTRHDSVMLSVLLSHSEAKVIFVDQQLLQVAQGAIDILVNERVIPPLLVLISDFDSSSPTIVNSITHEYEGLLESGSSEFSVRRPTSEFDPISVNYTSGTTSRPKGVVYNHRGAYLNTIATFMLHVMSSWPVYLWTVPTFHCNGWCLTWGLAALGGTSICLRQVSPKAIFENIAEHKVTHLSGAPTVMNMIVNSPVSDRKPLPHKVNIMTGGSPPPSQILSKMEELGFRVHHLYGLTETYGPGTYCLWKPEWDSLPPNEKYKLKARQGVQHLCSEGVDVMDPLTLEKVPEDGKTIGEIMFRGNTVMSGYLKDVQATEAAFKGGWFHSGDLAVKHPDGYIEVKDRLKDIIISGGENISTVEVERVLYSHPAVLETAVVARPDNLWGQTPCAFVKLKDGSNNVSDQEIINFCRDNLPHYMAPRTVIFQDLPKTSTGKIQKFILREKARSLGSLC, encoded by the exons ATGTGGGTGCTGCAAGGTTTCATATGCCTTTCTTCAACATTATTCTCTTTCTTCTCCACCATAACCATCATGAGTTACTCAGGACTGGCAAGAATTTTTTCATGTAGAACCATTTCAGTCCAAATACATCCCACACGTACTCAGAGGCCTCGCCAATACATGTGTCGGGTTTCGGTGCATGATGTTCAAACTGAGTCATTGCGATCCATGGAGGGTTTGCTAAAGTGTTCTGCAAACTATGCTCCTTTGACAcccataagtttcttagagagaGCAGCAAATGTCTTTAAAGGAACAACTTCTATCATTGATGGACCTTCTGTCAAGTACACTTGGGAAGAGACACATGCTAGGTGTATAAAGCTTGCTTCTGCTTTGTCTGAGCTTGGCATTTCTCGTGGAGATGTG GTTGCAACTTTAGCCCGCAATGTATACGCAATGCAAGAGCTGCATTTTGCAGTACCAATGGCTGGCGCTGTTATTTGTACATTAAATACCCGTCATGATTCagttatgttatcagtattactCAGTCATTCAGAAGCAAAAGTCATATTTGTGGATCAACAGTTGCTCCAAGTTGCTCAAGGAGCAATAGATATTCTTGTCAATGAAAGAGTAATCCCACCTCTTCTTGTTTTAATCTCCGACTTTGACAGTTCTTCTCCTACTATTGTTAACTCTATCACTCATGAATATGAGGGCCTTCTTGAAAGTGGGAGCAGCGAATTTTCTGTAAGGCGGCCGACAAGTGAGTTTGACCCTATTAGTGTTAACTATACTTCTGGAACTACATCGCGACCCAAAGGGGTCGTTTACAATCATAGAGGTGCATATCTCAACACCATTGCCACATTTATGCTTCATGTGATGAGTTCATGGCCTGTTTACCTTTGGACCGTCCCAACGTTTCACTGCAACGGATGGTGCCTGACTTGGGGTCTAGCAGCACTTGGTGGCACCAGCATCTGCCTCAGACAGGTTTCTCCAAAAGCCATATTTGAAAATATAGCAGAGCACAAGGTCACACACTTGAGTGGCGCGCCAACTGTTATGAACATGATTGTGAATTCCCCTGTAAGTGACAGAAAACCACTTCCTCACAAGGTTAACATAATGACAGGTGGTTCACCACCACCTTCTCAAATCCTTTCCAAAATGGAGGAACTCGGGTTTCGAGTACATCACTTATATGGACTTACAGAGACATATGGTCCAGGTACATATTGTTTGTGGAAGCCTGAGTGGGATTCTTTACCAccaaatgaaaaatacaaattgaAAGCAAGACAAGGGGTGCAGCATCTTTGTTCAGAGGGAGTGGATGTGATGGATCCTCTCACATTGGAGAAAGTACCCGAAGATGGTAAGACAATAGGTGAAATTATGTTTAGAGGGAATACTGTAATGAGTGGATATCTAAAAGATGTACAAGCAACAGAAGCAGCTTTTAAAGGCGGATGGTTTCATAGTGGTGATTTGGCTGTTAAACATCCTGATGGATACATAGAAGTTAAGGACAGATTGAAAGATATCATAATCTCTGGCGGAGAAAACATAAGCACAGTAGAGGTGGAAAGAGTTTTGTATAGTCATCCAGCAGTTCTTGAAACAGCAGTAGTCGCGCGACCAGATAATCTCTGGGGGCAGACACCTTGCGCATTTGTGAAGTTGAAGGATGGTTCCAATAATGTCAGTGATCAAGAAATtatcaacttctgcagggataaCTTGCCTCATTACATGGCACCTCGAACAGTCATATTTCAAGATCTCCCGAAAACTTCAACAGGCAAGATACAGAAGTTCATTCTAAGAGAGAAAGCCAGATCCTTAGGAAGTCTCTGCTAA
- the LOC107859797 gene encoding isovalerate--CoA ligase AAE2, with the protein MGYHLANLIHKLSDQGPGLPLRSMEGLLKCSVNYVPLTPISFLERAANVFRGRISIIDGSSVKYTWKETHARCIKLASALSNLGISRGDVVATLARNVYAMQELHFAVPMAGAVICTLNSRLDSAMISVLLRHSEAKIIFVDQKLLQVAQGALDILAKEKAKPPLLVLISDSDSSSPTIVNSVTHVYESLLESGSSEFSVRWPTSEFDPISINYTSGTTSRPKGVVYNHRGAYLNTIATFMLHEMSSWPVYLWTVPTFHCNGWCLTWGLAALGGTSICLRQVSPRAIFEYIAEHKVTHMSAAPIVMNMIVNSPVSDRKPLPHKVNIMTGGSPPPPQILSKMEELGFRVHHLYGLTETYGPGTYCLWKPEWDSLPPHEKYKLKARQGVQHLCSEGVDVMDPLTLEKVPQDGKTMGEIMFRGNTVMSGYLKDVQATEEAFKGGWFHSGDLAVKHPDGYIEVKDRLKDIIISGGENISTVEVERVLYSHPAVLETAVVARPDNHWGQTPCAYVKLKDDSNNVSDQEIINFCRDNLPHYMAPRTVIFQDIPKTSTGKIQKFILREKARALGSLC; encoded by the exons ATGGGGTACCATTTAGCAAATTTAATCCACAAGCTCTCAGATCAGGGGCCTGGATTGCCATTACGATCGATGGAGGGTTTGCTCAAGTGTTCTGTAAACTATGTTCCTTTGACACCcataagtttcttggagagagCAGCAAATGTATTCAGAGGAAGAATTTCAATCATTGATGGATCTTCTGTCAAGTATACTTGGAAAGAGACACATGCTAGGTGCATAAAGCTTGCTTCTGCTTTGTCTAATCTTGGCATTTCTCGTGGGGATGTG GTTGCAACATTGGCCCGAAATGTATACGCAATGCAAGAGCTGCATTTTGCAGTACCAATGGCTGGCGCTGTTATTTGTACATTAAACAGCCGTCTTGATTCGGCTATGATATCAGTATTGCTGAGACATTCAGAAGCAAAGATCATATTCGTGGATCAGAAATTGCTCCAAGTTGCTCAAGGAGCACTAGACATTCTTGCTAAGGAGAAAGCAAAACCACCTCTTCTTGTTTTAATCTCAGACTCTGACAGTTCTTCTCCTACTATTGTTAACTCTGTCACTCATGTATATGAGAGCCTTCTTGAAAGTGGGAGCAGCGAATTTTCTGTAAGGTGGCCGACAAGTGAGTTTGACCCTATTAGTATTAACTATACTTCAGGAACAACATCGCGACCAAAAGGGGTTGTTTACAATCATAGAGGTGCGTATCTCAATACCATTGCCACATTTATGCTTCATGAGATGAGTTCATGGCCTGTTTACCTTTGGACCGTCCCAACGTTTCACTGCAATGGATGGTGCCTGACTTGGGGTCTAGCAGCACTTGGTGGCACCAGCATCTGCCTCAGACAGGTTTCTCCAAGAGCCATATTTGAATACATAGCAGAGCACAAGGTTACCCACATGAGTGCGGCGCCAATTGTTATGAACATGATTGTGAATTCGCCCGTAAGTGACAGAAAACCACTTCCTCACAAGGTTAACATAATGACAGGTGGttcaccaccacctccacaaatcCTTTCCAAAATGGAGGAACTCGGGTTTCGAGTGCATCACTTATATGGACTAACAGAGACATACGGTCCAGGTACATATTGTTTGTGGAAGCCCGAGTGGGATTCTTTACCACCACATGAAAAATACAAATTGAAAGCAAGACAAGGGGTGCAACATCTTTGTTCAGAGGGAGTGGATGTGATGGATCCTCTCACATTGGAGAAAGTACCCCAAGATGGTAAGACAATGGGTGAAATTATGTTCAGAGGGAATACTGTAATGAGTGGATATCTAAAAGATGTACAAGCAACAGAAGAAGCTTTTAAAGGCGGATGGTTTCATAGTGGTGATTTGGCTGTTAAACATCCTGATGGATACATAGAAGTTAAGGACAGATTGAAAGATATCATAATCTCTGGCGGAGAAAACATAAGCACAGTAGAAGTGGAAAGAGTTTTGTATAGTCATCCAGCAGTTCTTGAAACAGCAGTAGTCGCGCGACCAGATAATCACTGGGGTCAGACACCTTGTGCATAtgtgaagttgaaggatgattCTAATAATGTTAGTGATCAGGAAATtatcaacttctgcagggataaCTTGCCTCATTACATGGCACCTCGAACGGTCATATTTCAAGATATCCCAAAAACTTCAACAGGCAAGATACAAAAGTTCATTCTAAGAGAGAAAGCCCGAGCCTTGGGAAGTCTTTGCTGA